From one Gossypium hirsutum isolate 1008001.06 chromosome D08, Gossypium_hirsutum_v2.1, whole genome shotgun sequence genomic stretch:
- the LOC107920890 gene encoding 40S ribosomal protein S13: MGRMHSRGKGISASALPYKRTPPSWLKISSQDVEENIYKFAKKGLTPSQIGVILRDSHGIAQVKSVTGSKILRILKAHGLAPEIPEDLYHLIKKAVAIRKHLERNRKDKDSKFRLILVESRIHRLARYYKKTKKLPPVWKYESTTASTLVA; encoded by the exons ATGGGTCGTATGCACAGCCGAGG taaGGGTATTTCAGCATCCGCTTTGCCTTACAAGAGAACTCCTCCTAGTTGGTTGAAGATCTCTTCCCAAGAT GTTGAGGAGAACATTTACAAGTTTGCAAAGAAGGGTTTGACTCCATCTCAAATTGGTGTCATTCTCCGTGATTCTCATGGCATTGCTCAGGTGAAGAGTGTTACTGGCAGCAAGATTTTGCGAATATTGAAAGCCCATG GTCTTGCTCCAGAAATCCCCGAGGATCTGTACCACCTGATTAAGAAAGCGGTAGCCATCAGAAAGCACCTTGAGCGGAACAGGAAAGACAAGGATTCCAAGTTTAGGTTAATCTTGGTTGAGAGCAGAATTCACCGTCTTGCCCGTTATTACAAGAAGACAAAGAAGCTACCACCAGTGTGGAAATA TGAATCTACCACTGCCAGCACTCTTGTGGCTTAG
- the LOC107921009 gene encoding transducin beta-like protein 2 → MDPILAAAALSVVLGAVIAFVFFKSYLLKQRSNVQAISEPELHSDPKKTSKPQHVPKKYHSKPHSHASDKEQSKRHHPLDLNTLKGHADSVTGMCFSSDGRNLATACADGVVRVFKLDDASSKSFKFLRINVPLGGHAVAVAFADDSSSIVVASQTVTGCSLYMYGEENPKKGSTDSNQQSKLPLPQVKWEHHKIHDKQAILTLTRATASYGTGDGSTIIASCSEGTDILLWHGRTGKVLGHVDTNQLKNTMATISPNGRFLAAAAFTADVKIWEIVYAKDGSVKEVLNVMQLKGHKSAVTWLCFSPNSEQIITTSKDGSIRVWNINVRYHLSEDPKTLKVFPIPLHDSSGSALHYDRLSLSPDGKILAATRGPTLQWLFLETGKVLDAAEKAHDGDITWITWSPKTMPLGNEQVVILATASVDKKVKLWAAPSVTS, encoded by the exons ATGGATCCGATTCTCGCAGCCGCGGCACTTTCAGTCGTTCTCGGGGCTGTGATCGCGTTTGTTTTTTTCAAAAGCTACCTTCTGAAGCAAAGATCCAATGTCCAGGCCATTTCGGAGCCCGAGCTTCATTCGGATCCCAAAAAGACCTCAAAGCCTCAGCATGTTCCAAAAAAGTATCATTCGAAGCCTCATTCTCATGCCTCTGACAAG GAGCAAAGCAAGCGTCATCATCCATTGGATTTGAATACTCTTAAAGGTCATGCGGATTCAGTTACAGGGATGTGTTTCTCATCTGATGGTCGTAATTTGGCAACTG CTTGCGCTGATGGAGTGGTTAGGGTATTTAAGTTGGATGATGCTTCAAGTAAAAGTTTCAA GTTTTTAAGAATCAATGTGCCTCTTGGAGGTCACGCAGTAGCTGTGGCATTTGCTGATGATTCTTCTTCTATAGTTGTTGCATCTCAGACTGTGACGGGGTGTTCCTTGTATATGTATGGAGAGGAAAACCCAAAAAAAGGTAGTACTGACTCCAACCAGCAGTCAAAGCTTCCTCTTCCACAAGTTAAGTGGGAACATCATAAAATCCATGACAAACAAGCAATCCTGACCTTAACTAGAGCTACTGCAAGTTATGGAACTGGAGATGGGAGTACCATTATTGCCTCTTGTTCGGAAG GTACTGATATCTTACTTTGGCATGGGAGAACCGGAAAAGTTCTAGGGCATGTTGACACTAATCAGTTAAAAAATACCATGGCTACAATATCACCAAATGGCCGTTTCCTGGCTGCTGCAGCCTTCACAGCTGATGTAAAG ATATGGGAGATTGTATATGCCAAGGACGGTTCAGTCAAGGAGGTTTTGAATGTTATGCAGCTTAAAGGGCACAAG AGTGCAGTGACTTGGTTATGCTTTTCTCCAAACTCAGAGCAAATTATTACAACATCCAAGGATGGTTCAATAAGAGTTTGGAACATCAATG TTCGATACCATCTTTCTGAGGATCCAAAAACTCTGAAGGTGTTTCCAATACCACTTCATGATTCAAGTGGTTCTGCTCTGCACTATGATCGTCTCAGCTTATCCCCTGATGGAAAGATACTGGCTGCAACCCGTGGTCCAACATTGCAGTGGCTTTTTTTGGAAACAGGAAAGGTGTTGGATGCTGCTGAGAAAGCCCATGATG GTGATATCACATGGATTACATGGTCTCCAAAGACTATGCCACTAG gaaaTGAACAAGTGGTGATTCTGGCCACGGCAAGTGTCGACAAGAAAGTGAAGTTGTGGGCAGCACCGTCAGTAACTTCGTAG
- the LOC107920891 gene encoding proteasome subunit beta type-1 (The RefSeq protein has 1 substitution compared to this genomic sequence) — MTKQQANWSPYDNNGGSCVAIAGADYCVIAADTRMSTGYNILTREYSKICKLADKCVMASSGFQADVRALQKQLAARHLIYQHQHNKQMSCPAMAQLLSNTLYYKRFFPYYSFNVLGGLDNEGKGCVLTYDAVGSYEKVGYSSQGSGSTLIMPFLDNQLKSPSPLLLPAQDAVTPLVEAEAIDLVKTVFASASERDIYTGDKLELVIINAAGIRREYMELRKD, encoded by the exons ATGACCAAGCAGCAGGCTAACTGGTCTCCTTACGACAACAATGGAGG ATCTTGCGTTGCGATCGCTGGAGCTGATTACTGTGTTATCGCCGCCGATACTCGAATGTCAACCGGTTACAATATACTGACCCGAGAGTACTCCAAAATCTGTAAACT TGCAGATAAATGTGTCATGGCATCCTCAGGATTTCAAGCTGACGTGAGGGCTTTACAAAAGCAACTGGCAGCTAGGCACTTG ATTTATCAGCATCAGCACAACAAGCAAATGAGCTGCCCTGCAATGGCTCAATTGCTTTCCAACACACTTTATTACAAGCGTTTCTTTCCTTATTATTCTTTTAATGTTTTGGGTGGCCTTGATAACGAAG GAAAGGGTTGTGTCTTCACATATGATGCTGTTGGTTCCTATGAGAAGGTTGGATACAGTTCTCAAGGTTCTGGTTCAACGCTCATCATGCCTTTCTTGGATAACCAACTGAAATCTCCCAGTCCTCTTCTATTGCCTGCCCAG GATGCTGTTACTCCGCTTGTGGAAGCTGAAGCTATTGATTTGGTAAAAACTGTTTTTGCATCTGCATCCGAGAGAGATATATACACT GGAGACAAACTCGAACTTGTTATCATAAATGCAGCTGGTATCCGCCGGGAATACATGGAACTTAGGAAAGATTGA
- the LOC107922412 gene encoding uncharacterized protein, with translation MNPRKTEPDLFHHHHPDLSPLPPHHPHIILPSQSQPSISLPQVLLFRPSSPAHSSSDNDDVPADSRQISAQPLGYHNISPEPHISSQFYTFNADSHSLMIRCIREHRLATPAEIRAATPRSVLKSWRAVWKDRNEDTAYLTAWKRIQDKLTAHVDPDSGNEFICFKNNSSQFVSHVNQWQEIVMSFHSDADLKHLGLKETIERIKQVWTVGAKFYGIPESYIRVCVAACPVCNASSGSASRSSKRRRFEYTESFDVPAKEVPHRLQQLAAKYKVVLCIRQKYIRYKPFMAEVKDYACHRAGEPTGKKSRILKREPYASKRCGCGFRIRAIVPIANYNEKDKTFVYQEEGMAVFKLYAVHSGHEPGPLDGNARIMHRVVGHKGGFFMDQDIVYGVSEDLDSEGFGLMGKEDEELHLAILRQVQELRAEIGLLEGRIDKIPHQLLGSVSRELFDILSKVRSLGEEGPNSMELLSDKPHSDDLLVGENDLAHWSDHHDRIYGDGKDAELIEDDEDSFGRTLGDVVPWDQMQTDCRSPKGLISEPCKTDKWLKCADFDEKSILDCEDTKLTKPMRHDDGIVTDVGLVGLQVDSFYQENPKWYESPCELDSSTDCGDGGFRHGEIV, from the coding sequence ATGAATCCCCGCAAAACCGAACCCGATCTCTTTCACCACCACCACCCTGATCTCTCCCCACTTCCTCCCCACCACCCTCACATCATCCTTCCTTCTCAATCTCAGCCCTCCATTTCTCTCCCCCAAGTCCTCCTCTTCCGCCCTTCCTCCCCCGCCCATTCCTCCTCCGACAACGACGACGTCCCCGCCGATTCCCGTCAAATCTCCGCTCAGCCCCTCGGCTACCACAACATTAGCCCTGAGCCTCACATTTCCTCTCAGTTCTACACTTTCAACGCCGACTCCCATTCCCTCATGATCCGCTGCATCCGCGAGCATCGCTTGGCCACTCCCGCTGAGATCCGAGCCGCTACGCCGCGTTCCGTCCTCAAATCGTGGCGGGCCGTGTGGAAGGACCGCAACGAGGACACCGCTTACCTCACCGCTTGGAAGCGGATCCAAGACAAGCTCACCGCGCACGTGGATCCCGATTCCGGTAATGAATTCATTTGCTTCAAGAACAATTCTAGCCAATTCGTTTCACATGTTAATCAATGGCAAGAAATCGTTATGAGTTTCCACAGCGACGCTGATTTGAAACACTTAGGTTTGAAGGAAACAATTGAGAGGATTAAACAAGTGTGGACTGTAGGTGCTAAGTTCTATGGAATTCCAGAGAGTTACATTAGGGTTTGTGTTGCGGCTTGCCCCGTTTGCAATGCATCCTCCGGGTCTGCTTCCAGGAGTAGTAAACGAAGACGATTTGAGTACACCGAGTCCTTTGACGTGCCTGCAAAGGAGGTGCCTCATAGATTGCAGCAATTGGCTGCAAAGTACAAGGTTGTGCTCTGTATTAGACAGAAATATATTAGGTATAAGCCTTTTATGGCCGAGGTGAAAGATTATGCTTGCCATCGAGCAGGGGAGCCTACAGGAAAGAAGTCAAGAATCTTGAAGAGGGAACCTTATGCCTCTAAGAGGTGCGGTTGTGGATTTAGAATTAGGGCAATAGTGCCAATTGCCAATTACAATGAGAAggataagacttttgtctatcaaGAGGAAGGGATGGCAGTGTTTAAGTTGTATGCAGTGCATTCTGGACATGAGCCCGGGCCACTGGATGGGAATGCAAGGATTATGCATCGTGTTGTCGGACATAAGGGAGGGTTTTTCATGGATCAAGATATTGTTTATGGGGTAAGTGAGGATTTGGATAGTGAGGGGTTTGGATTGATGGGGAAGGAAGATGAAGAGTTGCATCTTGCTATTTTGCGGCAGGTGCAGGAGTTGAGAGCGGAAATTGGGTTGTTAGAGGGGAGGATTGACAAGATTCCCCATCAGTTGTTAGGTTCGGTATCTAGGGAGCTGTTTGATATTTTGAGTAAAGTTAGAAGTTTGGGTGAAGAGGGTCCAAATTCGATGGAGTTGCTTTCTGACAAGCCTCATTCAGATGACCTGTTGGTAGGGGAGAATGATTTAGCTCACTGGAGTGATCACCATGATCGGATATACGGGGATGGCAAGGATGCAGAATTGATTGAAGATGATGAAGACAGTTTTGGAAGGACGCTTGGTGATGTTGTTCCTTGGGACCAAATGCAGACAGATTGTAGGAGTCCAAAGGGTCTGATAAGCGAGCCTTGTAAGACAGATAAGTGGTTGAAATGCGCCGATTTCGACGAGAAGAGCATTCTTGACTGTGAAGATACTAAACTAACCAAGCCCATGAGACACGATGATGGCATAGTGACAGATGTAGGTCTTGTTGGCCTTCAGGTTGATAGTTTCTACCAAGAAAACCCTAAATGGTATGAATCTCCTTGTGAACTAGATTCAAGCACGGATTGTGGTGATGGTGGATTTAGACATGGAGAGATTGTGTAG